In Lewinellaceae bacterium, a single window of DNA contains:
- a CDS encoding DUF2807 domain-containing protein, which produces MKNRTILFSALLAFLLSSCITDYDGGFFGQSIKGEGPVTSKMLSLEGFDEIGISTSGELYLSQGGAYSVKVEAQQNIIDNLETGVSGKKLNLGFDKSVSDYESLKFYITMPTLTGISVAGSSNVAGETPFTNLGSVDLSIAGSGNIKLSLVADAVDISIAGSGDVELEGEADAVDVSIMGSGSVKAGQLKTLKADVSIAGSGDCAIDATEELDVSIAGSGDVYYYGSPKIDQSIAGSGSVERK; this is translated from the coding sequence ATGAAAAACCGCACGATCCTCTTTTCCGCCCTGCTGGCCTTTCTGCTTTCCTCCTGCATCACAGATTACGACGGTGGCTTTTTCGGACAAAGCATCAAAGGCGAAGGCCCCGTAACCAGCAAAATGCTGAGCCTGGAGGGGTTCGACGAAATCGGAATTTCCACTTCCGGCGAACTCTACCTGAGCCAGGGCGGCGCCTACTCCGTCAAAGTAGAAGCCCAGCAAAACATCATCGACAACCTGGAAACCGGCGTAAGCGGCAAAAAGCTCAATCTCGGTTTCGACAAGTCGGTCAGCGACTATGAAAGCCTGAAATTTTACATTACTATGCCCACGCTCACAGGAATCAGCGTTGCCGGCTCCAGCAACGTGGCAGGGGAAACGCCATTCACCAACCTGGGCAGTGTAGACCTCAGCATCGCCGGGTCGGGCAATATCAAGCTCAGCCTGGTAGCCGATGCCGTCGACATCAGCATTGCCGGCTCCGGAGATGTAGAGCTGGAGGGCGAGGCCGATGCGGTTGACGTCAGCATCATGGGCTCCGGCAGCGTCAAAGCCGGGCAATTGAAAACGCTCAAAGCCGACGTCAGCATCGCCGGCTCCGGGGACTGTGCCATAGACGCTACGGAAGAGCTGGATGTCAGTATCGCCGGGTCAGGGGATGTGTACTACTATGGCTCTCCGAAGATCGATCAGAGCATTGCCGGCTCGGGATCGGTGGAGCGAAAGTAA
- a CDS encoding inorganic diphosphatase, translating to MKPSTSLFAVLSLLFVMSCQDNGKTPAKDFENLPTYVEQGINVVVEIPAGTNHKIEFDKEKKEFAVDQRNGKDRIIDFLPYPGNYGFIPSTYMDPAVGGDGDALDVLVIGESLPTGTVIPVKPIAALLLVDEGEEDTKIIAVPADPKLCVMKVDDFQEFSITYDGAKHIIENWFLYYDGLGTAESKGWKDGQYAMKEIEKWAVNK from the coding sequence ATGAAGCCATCAACTTCCCTTTTCGCCGTCTTGTCCCTGCTGTTCGTCATGAGCTGTCAGGACAATGGAAAAACCCCAGCAAAAGATTTTGAGAACCTGCCTACTTATGTGGAGCAGGGCATCAACGTCGTCGTGGAAATCCCGGCGGGGACGAACCACAAGATCGAATTCGATAAAGAAAAAAAGGAGTTCGCAGTAGACCAGCGGAATGGCAAAGACCGCATCATCGACTTTTTGCCCTATCCCGGCAATTATGGTTTCATTCCTTCTACCTATATGGACCCAGCTGTTGGAGGAGACGGCGATGCCCTGGATGTCCTGGTCATCGGCGAATCCTTGCCCACGGGCACGGTGATTCCCGTCAAGCCCATTGCGGCGCTGCTGTTGGTGGACGAAGGAGAAGAAGACACCAAGATTATCGCCGTGCCCGCCGACCCCAAGCTGTGCGTCATGAAGGTGGATGATTTTCAGGAATTCAGCATCACTTACGACGGCGCCAAGCACATCATCGAAAACTGGTTTTTGTACTACGATGGCCTGGGCACCGCCGAGTCCAAAGGTTGGAAGGACGGGCAGTACGCCATGAAGGAGATTGAAAAGTGGGCGGTCAACAAATAA
- a CDS encoding GNAT family N-acetyltransferase: protein MKPPTVDYSEKCPLYQSIQSFFSPTVSEDRSPPPDAAAASAPLWALSAPACELAVYRTANHLPGTWDELLPEGQQMMSRAFLRAQEQAPAEGMDYAYLLFYQDKKPVGLAACQLMEFRALRQIQSLQQTPAGRLPSKIWHYLKRAVASQANYKLIICGATQFTGQHAFVFDSCRIGAHEAMALLDESLALLARNLDAEGWRAGGILVKDLGKEQPAFLRALDSQGYSAFPFEPNMVLPLRPEWRTFDDYLEAMVSKYRVRARRAFKKGKELTTRELDEQSLLRHQEEIYSLYNEIAGRADFNMMNLPKGYFLALKQAMPQKFRVFGYYLEGTLVGFCSTLNNAPELEAHFIGFKPEANHEYQLYLNMLYDMIRVALEEGGMEKVVFSRTAMEIKSSVGAEPANMYCCLRHRNPLVNRALPPLVRWLEPNGEAWTQRHPFGH, encoded by the coding sequence ATGAAACCACCCACTGTTGACTACTCAGAAAAGTGCCCCCTCTACCAATCCATTCAGTCTTTTTTTTCCCCTACCGTTTCCGAAGACAGGAGTCCGCCTCCGGACGCCGCCGCGGCCTCGGCGCCGCTTTGGGCTTTGTCGGCGCCCGCTTGCGAGCTGGCCGTTTACCGAACGGCCAACCACCTGCCCGGAACCTGGGACGAGCTGTTGCCCGAGGGCCAGCAGATGATGAGCCGCGCCTTCCTGCGCGCACAGGAGCAGGCCCCGGCGGAGGGCATGGACTATGCTTACCTATTGTTCTATCAGGATAAAAAGCCGGTGGGCCTGGCGGCTTGCCAACTGATGGAATTCCGCGCCCTGCGCCAGATACAGTCCCTGCAGCAAACGCCGGCCGGCCGGTTGCCGTCAAAAATCTGGCACTACCTCAAGCGGGCAGTGGCCAGCCAGGCCAATTATAAATTGATTATATGCGGGGCCACTCAGTTTACCGGCCAGCACGCCTTTGTTTTTGACTCCTGCCGGATCGGCGCCCATGAGGCCATGGCGCTGCTGGATGAGAGCCTGGCCCTGCTGGCCCGCAATTTGGATGCGGAAGGCTGGCGCGCCGGCGGCATACTCGTCAAAGACCTGGGAAAGGAGCAACCCGCTTTCCTTCGCGCCCTCGATAGCCAGGGCTATTCCGCATTTCCCTTCGAACCCAACATGGTCCTGCCCCTCCGCCCCGAGTGGCGAACTTTCGACGATTACCTGGAAGCCATGGTGTCGAAGTACCGGGTGAGGGCCAGAAGGGCTTTCAAGAAGGGGAAAGAGCTGACAACCAGGGAGCTGGATGAGCAAAGCCTGCTCCGCCACCAGGAAGAAATTTACAGCCTCTACAACGAAATTGCCGGGCGGGCAGATTTCAATATGATGAACCTGCCGAAAGGCTACTTCCTGGCGCTCAAACAGGCTATGCCGCAAAAGTTCAGGGTCTTTGGCTACTATCTGGAAGGCACTCTGGTAGGCTTTTGTTCTACCCTCAATAACGCCCCGGAACTGGAGGCTCACTTCATCGGCTTTAAGCCGGAGGCCAACCACGAGTACCAGTTGTACCTCAATATGCTCTACGACATGATCCGCGTCGCGCTCGAAGAAGGAGGCATGGAGAAAGTCGTCTTTTCCCGGACCGCTATGGAAATAAAAAGCTCCGTAGGGGCCGAGCCGGCCAATATGTACTGCTGCCTGCGCCACCGGAACCCCCTGGTCAACCGGGCTCTGCCGCCGCTGGTGCGCTGGCTGGAACCGAACGGGGAGGCGTGGACGCAAAGGCATCCGTTTGGGCATTGA
- a CDS encoding response regulator transcription factor, whose translation MIYLGIIEDEPMVRENLEIYFGAQPEIEPILAADSVEAFLENLQPNLPLDTILLDIGLPGMSGLEGIRLLKGQRPDIDIIMLTAYDDSDRIFKALCAGADSYLIKRTGLPVIKDAIMTVNRGGSYMSPSIARKVINHFSPKQEKSEDQVLTDRQQQIVNGLVDGLSYKMIADQYLISVETVRDHIKKIYRKLQVNSKAEVIRKKLDGEI comes from the coding sequence ATGATCTACCTCGGTATTATTGAAGACGAGCCTATGGTCCGGGAAAACCTGGAGATTTATTTCGGCGCCCAACCCGAGATAGAACCCATTCTCGCCGCAGATTCTGTAGAAGCTTTCCTGGAAAACCTGCAGCCCAACCTGCCGCTGGACACCATCCTGCTGGACATTGGCCTGCCCGGCATGTCCGGCCTGGAGGGCATACGGCTGCTGAAAGGGCAACGGCCGGATATCGACATCATCATGCTCACCGCCTATGACGATTCAGACCGCATTTTCAAAGCCCTGTGCGCCGGAGCAGATTCCTACCTGATCAAGCGCACCGGCCTGCCCGTCATCAAAGACGCCATCATGACGGTCAACCGGGGCGGGTCGTACATGTCGCCCAGCATTGCCCGCAAGGTGATCAACCATTTCTCACCCAAACAGGAGAAGTCCGAAGATCAGGTGTTGACCGACCGCCAGCAGCAGATCGTCAACGGCCTGGTGGATGGGCTGAGTTATAAAATGATCGCCGACCAGTACCTGATCTCGGTGGAAACGGTGCGCGACCACATCAAGAAGATTTACCGGAAATTGCAGGTGAATAGCAAGGCGGAAGTCATTCGCAAGAAACTGGACGGCGAAATTTAG
- a CDS encoding ketoacyl-ACP synthase III: MLRTKIAGIGYYVPEKVVTNHDLAKVMDTTDEWIQERTGIVERRYGKKHQETTTSMAARASEVAIQRAGINKEEVDFIIFATLSPDYYFPGCGVLLQRELGITHKEAGALDIRNQCSGFVYGLSVADQFIRTGTYKNILLVGAEMHSMGLDFSTRGRNVTVIFGDGAGAMLLQPTEEEGKGLLATSLHSDGTFAEKLAFINPGAHGGYHAAHLEEEPDFGYSDAEYGEMFLNDHMIATGQIFPNMEGPFVFKMAVKKFPEVILETLAKAGLKKEDIDMLIPHQANLRISQFVQRRMGLRDDQVWNNIQKFGNTTAASVPIALCEAMEAGAIKAGDIVCLAAFGSGFTWAGAVIRW, translated from the coding sequence ATGTTGCGTACTAAAATTGCCGGGATCGGCTACTACGTGCCGGAAAAAGTGGTGACCAACCACGACCTTGCCAAAGTAATGGATACCACGGATGAGTGGATTCAGGAACGGACGGGCATCGTGGAGCGGCGCTACGGCAAAAAACACCAGGAAACGACGACCTCTATGGCCGCCAGGGCTTCCGAAGTGGCCATTCAAAGGGCGGGCATCAACAAAGAGGAGGTCGACTTTATTATCTTCGCCACCCTTAGCCCGGATTATTACTTCCCCGGCTGCGGCGTTTTGCTGCAACGCGAGTTGGGCATCACCCATAAAGAAGCCGGCGCGCTGGATATCCGAAACCAATGTTCCGGTTTCGTCTATGGCCTGTCGGTTGCCGACCAGTTCATCCGCACCGGCACATACAAGAATATCCTGCTGGTGGGCGCGGAAATGCACTCCATGGGGCTGGATTTCAGCACCCGCGGGCGCAACGTAACCGTCATTTTCGGCGACGGCGCCGGCGCTATGCTGCTCCAGCCTACCGAAGAGGAGGGCAAAGGGCTATTGGCCACCAGCCTGCATTCCGACGGCACTTTCGCCGAGAAGCTTGCTTTCATCAACCCCGGCGCCCATGGCGGTTACCACGCCGCCCATCTGGAGGAGGAGCCGGACTTCGGTTATTCGGATGCGGAATACGGCGAGATGTTCCTCAACGATCACATGATAGCAACCGGCCAGATATTCCCCAACATGGAAGGCCCGTTCGTCTTCAAAATGGCGGTGAAGAAGTTTCCCGAAGTCATCCTGGAGACCCTGGCCAAGGCCGGCCTGAAAAAAGAAGACATCGACATGCTGATCCCGCATCAGGCGAACCTGCGCATCAGCCAGTTCGTGCAGCGAAGGATGGGCTTGCGGGACGACCAGGTGTGGAACAACATCCAGAAGTTCGGCAACACCACGGCGGCTTCGGTGCCCATTGCCCTGTGCGAGGCTATGGAAGCAGGCGCCATCAAGGCCGGCGATATTGTCTGCCTGGCCGCTTTTGGCAGCGGTTTCACCTGGGCCGGGGCGGTGATCCGCTGGTGA
- a CDS encoding transcriptional regulator, which produces MKGLITKLNKIFDNRLRLGIMSILLVDDEADFNRLKEILAATDGNLASHLRALEKEGYIKMHKQFVGRKPNTSYEVTAPGRKAFNEHLDALEKILNTSRPELSSDEE; this is translated from the coding sequence ATGAAAGGACTTATTACCAAACTCAATAAAATTTTTGATAACCGGTTGCGTCTTGGTATCATGTCCATCTTGTTGGTTGATGACGAGGCCGATTTTAACCGCCTCAAAGAGATACTGGCTGCTACGGACGGCAACCTGGCCAGCCACCTCCGGGCGTTGGAAAAGGAGGGTTACATAAAGATGCACAAGCAATTTGTCGGCCGCAAGCCGAATACTTCCTACGAAGTGACGGCTCCCGGGCGCAAGGCTTTCAACGAACATCTGGACGCCCTGGAGAAGATACTGAACACCAGCAGGCCGGAACTGTCTTCTGATGAGGAATAG
- a CDS encoding CYTH domain-containing protein, which produces MKQRLLTLGALLFFCLSIFGQSSEFDAGGYDAMRIENEIKLTVPNEIVDSVWQYLQDRYNNDNLFLRKFDDGFNTKMAEDFFIDQYYDNEEMQLLKRQFGVRHRTRYVLTDSTDRKNGRQLLQVKVNDIDDNQLNRAEYKYPVKYYGAPNTPIDGHPLFRKIHRAHRKELAARLNELGIDGFSLFPTILIEQLRQRVYVSLNGGSFATFTLDGVTASFGGQSTHFTELELELNEINYTLGDSTARAKMEEINEQIKGDLLATFPSISQDQTPKYNKGFMALGLQDFSSRPLFGVQEEYLSVGLLFFLLLATFLYDRLEKKAWQEQTEAQPQEAQ; this is translated from the coding sequence ATGAAACAGCGACTTCTTACATTAGGAGCCCTACTCTTTTTTTGCCTTTCAATTTTCGGACAATCATCGGAATTCGACGCCGGCGGCTACGACGCCATGCGGATCGAGAACGAGATCAAACTGACGGTGCCGAATGAGATTGTGGATTCTGTCTGGCAATATCTGCAGGACCGGTATAACAACGATAACCTTTTCCTGAGGAAATTTGACGATGGCTTCAACACTAAGATGGCAGAAGATTTCTTCATCGATCAGTACTACGACAACGAGGAAATGCAGCTGCTGAAACGGCAGTTTGGCGTACGGCACCGTACCCGTTACGTGCTCACCGACAGCACTGACCGCAAGAACGGCAGGCAACTCCTTCAGGTAAAGGTCAATGACATCGATGACAACCAGCTCAACCGGGCCGAGTACAAGTATCCGGTCAAATACTACGGAGCGCCGAACACTCCGATCGACGGGCACCCCCTTTTCCGCAAAATACACCGGGCACACCGCAAGGAGCTTGCCGCCCGCCTGAATGAACTTGGGATAGATGGTTTCAGCCTCTTCCCGACCATTCTGATCGAACAGTTGCGCCAAAGGGTTTACGTATCCTTAAACGGAGGCTCTTTTGCTACCTTCACCCTCGATGGCGTTACGGCCTCTTTTGGCGGCCAATCGACGCATTTCACAGAGCTGGAGCTGGAGCTGAATGAGATCAACTACACCCTGGGAGATTCCACTGCCAGAGCCAAGATGGAAGAGATCAACGAACAGATCAAGGGAGATCTCTTGGCCACTTTCCCTTCCATCAGTCAGGACCAGACCCCCAAGTACAACAAAGGCTTCATGGCCCTGGGCCTTCAGGATTTCTCTTCCCGCCCGCTTTTCGGGGTCCAGGAAGAGTACCTCTCGGTTGGCCTGTTGTTTTTCCTCCTCCTGGCCACTTTCCTTTACGACCGGCTGGAGAAGAAAGCCTGGCAGGAGCAAACGGAAGCCCAACCCCAGGAGGCGCAATGA
- a CDS encoding porin yields the protein MKHFYRLLALSAFFIGLNLAALAQDSQKTQEAQVSLNGPEKQPEDDSYKPLVLKLSDDGSKYVRFLLWHQHWVQTNNLADEGTGLQLTNSIRRSRVMAYAQVSPRFLILTHFGLNNLTPGNITAFGNDGDAPQFFLHEAWAEYKITNNDALYLGAGLHYWRGLTRFASHGTTTFMTFDQPRPFVHWHSSGVTDQFNRHLGVYAKGQFKGFDYRLAVNNPGRNGLQEHYGDKDTGLSYNGFENPDKNGKPTGNTLVEGYFRYNFWDEESTKIPNATGTYLGGKKVLAVGAGFFAHPDGMYNSSNGAHENVFHYAVDAYLDMPLTQGDCLNAYAAVMKFNYGKDFVSRWAGTGMAFYGQVGYKLPRSRFMPYMALQSASYDGLNEDIQAVDFGLNYFISGHNAKLTLEYHSVFNDAREGGGDPVTGAPNDVKVIRLQAQVFL from the coding sequence ATGAAACACTTTTACCGGCTACTTGCTTTATCTGCCTTTTTTATCGGATTGAACCTGGCTGCTTTAGCCCAGGACAGCCAGAAAACCCAGGAAGCGCAGGTGAGCCTGAACGGCCCGGAGAAACAGCCGGAGGATGATTCTTACAAGCCACTTGTGCTGAAGTTATCGGACGACGGTAGCAAATATGTCCGTTTCCTGCTTTGGCACCAGCACTGGGTGCAGACCAACAACCTGGCGGATGAAGGCACAGGCCTGCAGCTTACCAACAGCATCCGCCGTTCGAGGGTGATGGCATACGCGCAGGTGTCCCCGCGCTTCCTGATCCTTACCCACTTCGGGCTGAACAACCTGACGCCCGGCAACATCACTGCTTTTGGCAATGACGGAGATGCTCCCCAGTTCTTCCTGCACGAGGCATGGGCAGAATATAAGATCACCAATAATGACGCCCTGTACCTTGGGGCGGGGCTGCATTACTGGAGGGGCCTAACCCGCTTTGCCAGCCACGGCACCACCACCTTCATGACCTTTGACCAGCCCCGGCCTTTTGTCCACTGGCATTCCTCGGGAGTGACCGACCAGTTTAACCGGCACCTGGGCGTTTATGCCAAGGGACAGTTCAAGGGGTTCGATTACCGGCTGGCCGTGAACAACCCCGGCAGGAACGGCCTGCAGGAACATTACGGCGACAAGGATACCGGCCTGTCCTACAATGGATTTGAAAACCCGGACAAAAATGGCAAACCTACCGGCAATACCCTTGTCGAAGGTTACTTCCGCTACAACTTCTGGGATGAGGAATCTACTAAAATTCCGAATGCGACAGGCACTTACCTGGGCGGCAAAAAAGTGCTGGCCGTCGGCGCCGGATTTTTCGCCCATCCCGACGGTATGTACAACAGCAGCAACGGCGCCCATGAAAACGTCTTCCACTACGCCGTGGACGCCTACCTGGACATGCCGCTCACGCAGGGCGATTGCCTCAACGCCTACGCCGCAGTCATGAAGTTCAACTACGGCAAAGATTTCGTCAGCCGCTGGGCCGGCACCGGCATGGCCTTCTACGGGCAGGTGGGGTATAAGCTGCCCCGCTCCCGCTTCATGCCCTACATGGCCCTGCAATCGGCCAGCTACGACGGGCTGAACGAAGATATCCAGGCAGTGGACTTTGGGCTGAACTATTTCATCAGCGGCCACAACGCCAAGCTTACGCTGGAATACCACTCCGTATTCAACGACGCCCGCGAGGGCGGCGGCGACCCGGTGACCGGCGCGCCCAACGATGTCAAGGTTATCCGCCTGCAGGCCCAGGTTTTCCTGTAG
- a CDS encoding MarC family protein, whose amino-acid sequence MDIKQIVSVTLILFSIIDVVGNLPVIIGMKEQGKIIESGKATLAAGILMIAFLFGGESILKLLGVDVPSFAIAGAIIIFIMGMEMVLGMHLFHETGSSSATSIVPIAFPLIAGAGTLTTILSLKAAYAVQNIAIGIAINLVLVYVVLRSSSWIQRKIGGGGAEVLRKIFGIILLAIAVKLFRSNLGI is encoded by the coding sequence ATGGACATTAAACAAATTGTTTCGGTCACGCTTATCCTGTTTTCGATCATAGATGTTGTAGGCAACCTGCCTGTCATCATCGGGATGAAAGAACAGGGTAAAATTATCGAATCGGGCAAGGCCACCCTGGCTGCCGGCATTTTGATGATCGCTTTTTTGTTTGGGGGAGAATCCATCTTAAAATTATTGGGCGTGGATGTGCCTTCTTTCGCCATTGCAGGAGCGATCATTATTTTTATCATGGGCATGGAGATGGTCCTGGGAATGCACCTTTTCCATGAAACGGGCAGCAGCAGCGCTACTTCTATCGTGCCTATCGCCTTCCCTTTGATTGCCGGAGCCGGCACTTTAACGACCATTCTTTCCCTGAAAGCAGCATACGCGGTTCAAAATATTGCCATCGGCATTGCCATCAATCTTGTACTGGTATATGTAGTGCTCCGTTCTTCCTCCTGGATACAAAGAAAAATCGGAGGCGGAGGCGCGGAAGTGCTGCGAAAAATCTTTGGGATCATCCTGTTGGCTATTGCTGTAAAGTTATTTAGGTCGAATCTGGGAATTTGA
- a CDS encoding alpha/beta fold hydrolase has product MASQELVWATTALLLLYGAVILFFVIRGALRTTSISDYAIGSIRFSPVVVGLSLAASITSAATFIINPGFIALYGLSGILAFAITMPLAIFVSLTILTKSFRKHGASVKALTMAQWIGKRYNSTGYALLFGFLSLLLITFIVLICVGMTKVLSKALNAEELYVLVGLVVFVFGYMMFGGANSMVYTNTIQAILMLVVAAILLTSGYEHFSQGVHGFLDKLAAIDPLLVEWVNPSSFLFRDYFEIIFCNLVVGVAIVCQPHIITKSLLLKSDSDVNRYLITGILVEAVFFAVVFTGLYARLSFPDLTVDGAPLNMDGIIPAYVVREFPVAVGLIVIMGLLSAGLSTLEGLIQSISTTITSDIIEPLSGRRLGGSGNQRNRRLVAINKVVIILLVVVSILLSYNQLVNPSLSVGIFAQNGVYAYFSAAFVPVLFGIYLKDSPKAAPIAATLTAVLVHFGIYYGRIGGYMQEAVRNPAVAATFAILLSLAVGLIAYFLLRFRQKTAGEAYKAAPKSVVSPFAPAVSPTPEASPNEQAEMHTIITAPFPQQSIVLSGGMRIGYIDQGRGQQTLLFVHGLASNFKGWHKVVGQLRQQYRCIALDLPGYGTSSPVSHPVSIQFFASRLNEFVDKMKLKNVTLVGHSMGGQVSLTAALQQPGNFRQLALVAPAGFETFNRAAKEWIRAVYKPGLLKVAPEEQIKSNIKANFYRFPQDAQFLIDERLALRRSPDFDYYCQLIPQCVISMLDEPVFQRLPELQLPTLILYGEKDQLIPNRMINPTLSTKRVAKNGAGRIKNSRLVFIPECGHFAQWECADEVAAAIEGFVG; this is encoded by the coding sequence ATGGCATCACAGGAACTTGTATGGGCAACCACCGCCCTTCTTTTACTCTATGGGGCAGTTATCCTTTTCTTTGTTATCCGCGGCGCATTGCGCACCACTTCCATTTCGGATTATGCGATTGGCAGCATTCGGTTTTCGCCGGTGGTGGTGGGGCTTTCCCTCGCAGCTTCGATCACCAGCGCCGCTACTTTTATCATCAACCCGGGGTTTATCGCGCTTTACGGGTTAAGCGGCATCCTGGCTTTTGCCATCACCATGCCCTTGGCCATTTTTGTATCGTTGACTATTCTAACCAAAAGCTTTCGCAAACACGGCGCCTCGGTCAAAGCGCTGACGATGGCGCAATGGATCGGCAAGCGCTACAACAGCACCGGTTATGCGCTGCTCTTCGGTTTTCTGTCCCTTCTGCTCATCACCTTCATCGTACTGATCTGTGTGGGCATGACGAAGGTGCTGTCTAAAGCCCTCAATGCCGAAGAGCTCTATGTGCTGGTCGGCCTGGTCGTTTTTGTATTCGGATACATGATGTTCGGAGGCGCCAATTCAATGGTGTACACCAACACCATACAAGCCATTTTGATGCTGGTCGTAGCGGCCATACTCCTGACCTCCGGCTACGAGCATTTCAGCCAGGGGGTGCACGGTTTTCTGGACAAGCTGGCGGCCATCGATCCCTTGTTGGTGGAATGGGTTAACCCCAGCAGTTTTCTCTTCCGCGACTATTTCGAGATCATCTTCTGCAACCTGGTGGTGGGCGTCGCCATCGTCTGCCAGCCGCACATCATTACCAAGTCCTTGTTGTTGAAAAGCGATTCGGATGTGAACCGGTATCTGATTACCGGCATCCTGGTCGAAGCGGTTTTCTTTGCGGTGGTGTTCACCGGGCTGTATGCCCGCCTCAGTTTTCCGGACCTGACGGTAGACGGCGCCCCCCTGAACATGGATGGCATCATTCCCGCCTATGTAGTCCGGGAGTTCCCGGTGGCGGTAGGCCTCATCGTGATCATGGGGTTGTTGTCCGCCGGGCTATCTACTCTGGAGGGGCTCATACAATCCATTTCCACGACCATCACCTCCGACATCATCGAGCCCCTGTCGGGCCGCCGGCTGGGAGGCTCCGGCAACCAGCGCAACCGGAGGCTGGTGGCCATCAACAAGGTGGTCATCATTCTACTGGTAGTGGTATCGATCCTGCTCTCGTACAACCAACTGGTCAACCCGAGCCTCAGCGTGGGCATCTTTGCTCAAAATGGCGTATACGCCTATTTCTCGGCAGCGTTTGTGCCGGTCCTTTTCGGCATTTACCTGAAGGACTCCCCCAAAGCGGCGCCGATAGCCGCTACGCTTACTGCCGTGCTGGTGCATTTCGGCATCTACTACGGCCGCATCGGGGGCTACATGCAGGAGGCGGTCCGCAACCCGGCTGTGGCGGCCACATTTGCCATCCTCCTGTCCCTGGCGGTGGGGCTGATCGCTTACTTCCTGCTCCGCTTCCGGCAAAAAACGGCGGGAGAAGCCTACAAAGCTGCTCCAAAATCTGTAGTTTCGCCTTTCGCCCCAGCGGTATCTCCAACTCCGGAGGCAAGCCCTAACGAGCAAGCAGAAATGCATACTATCATCACAGCGCCGTTTCCTCAACAGTCCATCGTCCTGTCCGGCGGCATGCGGATCGGATACATCGACCAGGGGCGGGGCCAGCAAACGCTGCTTTTTGTCCACGGCCTGGCCAGCAATTTCAAGGGCTGGCATAAGGTGGTGGGCCAACTGCGCCAGCAGTACCGGTGCATCGCTCTGGACCTGCCGGGCTACGGCACTTCCAGCCCGGTGAGCCATCCCGTCAGCATCCAGTTCTTCGCTTCCCGGCTCAATGAGTTTGTGGACAAAATGAAGCTGAAAAACGTCACTTTGGTGGGTCACTCCATGGGCGGCCAGGTCTCCCTGACGGCTGCGCTGCAGCAGCCCGGCAACTTCCGGCAACTGGCATTGGTGGCGCCCGCCGGCTTTGAGACGTTCAACCGGGCGGCAAAAGAATGGATTCGCGCCGTCTACAAACCGGGGCTGCTCAAAGTGGCTCCGGAAGAACAGATCAAAAGCAACATTAAGGCCAATTTCTACCGCTTCCCCCAGGACGCGCAGTTCCTCATCGACGAGCGGCTGGCCCTGCGCCGCTCCCCGGATTTTGATTATTATTGCCAGCTTATTCCGCAGTGCGTGATCAGCATGCTGGACGAACCTGTCTTTCAGCGCCTGCCCGAATTGCAGCTTCCTACCCTCATCCTCTACGGCGAAAAAGACCAGCTCATCCCCAACCGCATGATCAACCCCACGCTTTCCACCAAACGGGTTGCTAAAAACGGCGCCGGCCGGATCAAAAACAGCCGGCTGGTATTCATCCCCGAGTGTGGCCATTTTGCCCAGTGGGAATGCGCCGATGAGGTGGCGGCGGCGATTGAGGGGTTTGTGGGGTAG